The Paraburkholderia sp. ZP32-5 genome includes a window with the following:
- the pstS gene encoding phosphate ABC transporter substrate-binding protein PstS, whose protein sequence is MKNLSIALAATIIGFFVVPAHAADVTGAGSTFAAPIYNKWAAAYVKTGGARVNYQGIGSSGGIKQVLAKTVDFAGSDAPMKDDELEKNGLFQFPTVVGGVVAAVNLPGVKPGDLTLSGPVLADIYLGKLKKWNAPEIAALNPNLKLPDTDIAVVRRADGSGTSFIWTHYLSQVSSEWKTKVSEGTTVNWPTGTGGKGNDGVAAFVQRIPGAIGYVEWAYVKQNKMAYTAMKNQSGTVVQPSIETFKAAAAGADWTKSFYQILTNEPGANAWPVVGATFVMLHAVQAKPEQGRETLKFFDWAFKSGGQAAQDLDYITLPDSVVDEIRTQWRAKVKDSGGKPVFQ, encoded by the coding sequence ATGAAAAATCTATCGATCGCGCTTGCCGCAACCATCATCGGGTTTTTCGTCGTACCGGCTCATGCGGCCGACGTCACTGGTGCGGGCAGTACGTTCGCCGCGCCCATTTACAACAAGTGGGCCGCAGCGTACGTGAAGACAGGCGGAGCCCGCGTCAACTATCAAGGCATCGGGTCGTCCGGCGGAATTAAACAGGTTCTTGCGAAAACGGTCGACTTCGCCGGTTCCGACGCGCCGATGAAAGACGATGAACTTGAAAAGAATGGTCTGTTCCAGTTCCCGACGGTGGTCGGCGGCGTGGTGGCGGCCGTCAATCTTCCGGGCGTCAAGCCGGGCGACTTGACGCTGTCCGGTCCGGTGCTTGCCGACATCTATCTCGGCAAACTCAAGAAGTGGAACGCGCCTGAGATTGCGGCGCTCAATCCGAACCTGAAGTTGCCGGACACGGACATCGCGGTCGTGCGGCGCGCGGATGGCTCAGGCACGAGTTTCATCTGGACGCACTACCTGTCGCAAGTGAGCTCGGAATGGAAAACAAAGGTCAGTGAAGGCACGACGGTGAATTGGCCGACCGGCACCGGCGGCAAGGGCAATGACGGCGTGGCGGCATTCGTACAGCGTATTCCGGGCGCCATCGGCTATGTGGAATGGGCGTACGTGAAGCAGAACAAGATGGCCTACACCGCGATGAAGAACCAGTCAGGCACTGTCGTGCAGCCGAGCATCGAAACATTCAAGGCGGCAGCGGCTGGCGCGGACTGGACCAAAAGTTTTTACCAGATTCTGACCAATGAGCCTGGGGCTAACGCATGGCCTGTCGTCGGCGCGACGTTCGTGATGCTGCACGCGGTGCAGGCAAAGCCGGAGCAAGGCAGGGAAACGCTGAAGTTCTTCGACTGGGCATTCAAGAGCGGCGGCCAGGCCGCGCAGGACCTCGACTACATCACGCTGCCCGACTCCGTGGTCGATGAAATTCGCACGCAATGGCGCGCGAAGGTGAAGGACTCGGGCGGGAAACCGGTTTTCCAATAG
- a CDS encoding bestrophin-like domain, with product MAAFVAHPAVLFVVLLVLFIGAVAFGARVLRRIVVLPEDDREDFNIVQTATLTLLALLVGFSLSMAVGRYDQRKNLEEGEANAIGTEYARADLADAAIAAKIKAGLIRYTELRLADFRTRDPQELERIGRETAALQSELWQLATQVAHEQPTPIGALVVAGMNDVLNSQDYSEAARINHIPLGAWFLMILIALFACVVQGYGTRGTLRKGLLIAILPVTVALSLALISDIDSPRGGIIHVQPQDLARLQRSLAK from the coding sequence ATGGCAGCGTTCGTCGCTCATCCGGCTGTCCTGTTCGTGGTGCTGCTTGTGCTCTTCATCGGAGCCGTCGCGTTCGGCGCTCGCGTACTACGGCGCATAGTCGTCCTTCCGGAGGACGACCGCGAGGATTTCAACATTGTCCAGACCGCGACGTTGACGTTGCTGGCGCTGCTCGTCGGCTTCAGCCTTTCGATGGCGGTCGGCCGCTATGACCAGCGCAAGAATCTCGAAGAAGGCGAAGCCAACGCGATAGGAACGGAATACGCGCGCGCCGATCTCGCCGATGCGGCCATCGCCGCGAAGATCAAGGCCGGCCTGATTCGCTATACGGAGCTGAGACTGGCCGACTTCCGGACACGAGACCCGCAGGAACTCGAACGCATCGGCCGCGAGACGGCGGCGCTTCAATCCGAGTTGTGGCAACTCGCGACGCAGGTCGCGCATGAGCAACCGACACCGATCGGCGCGCTGGTCGTCGCAGGGATGAACGACGTGCTGAACTCACAGGATTATTCCGAGGCTGCGCGGATCAATCACATACCGCTCGGCGCGTGGTTTCTGATGATCCTCATCGCGCTCTTTGCTTGTGTCGTGCAGGGCTATGGCACCAGGGGGACGCTGCGCAAAGGCCTGCTGATTGCGATCCTCCCCGTGACGGTTGCGCTGTCGCTCGCGCTGATCTCGGACATCGATAGTCCACGCGGTGGAATCATCCACGTGCAGCCGCAGGATCTGGCCAGACTGCAGCGGTCTCTGGCGAAATGA
- a CDS encoding Hcp family type VI secretion system effector, with amino-acid sequence MPIPAHMWLKDDGGADIKGSSTVQDREGSIEVISFSHGVNLPVDGATGKITGARTHSPIAFEKDFDAATPYLYKAVAKGQTLQSAEIKWYRINDAGKEEMYFVMLLEGVKVCGINSGMTNTKLAQASQLNHVESVSMMYERITWHYLDGNIKYTDSWNERG; translated from the coding sequence ATGCCGATACCCGCACATATGTGGCTTAAAGACGATGGCGGCGCAGACATCAAAGGCTCGTCGACCGTGCAGGATCGCGAAGGAAGCATTGAAGTTATCAGCTTCAGCCACGGTGTGAATCTTCCGGTTGATGGTGCGACCGGCAAGATCACCGGCGCGCGTACGCACTCGCCAATTGCGTTCGAAAAGGACTTTGATGCGGCGACGCCTTATCTCTACAAAGCCGTGGCGAAGGGTCAAACGCTGCAATCGGCCGAGATCAAGTGGTATCGCATCAACGATGCGGGAAAAGAGGAGATGTACTTCGTGATGCTGCTCGAAGGCGTAAAGGTGTGCGGCATCAATTCCGGCATGACTAATACGAAACTCGCGCAGGCATCCCAGCTTAATCACGTTGAGTCTGTGTCCATGATGTATGAACGGATCACGTGGCATTACCTTGATGGGAATATCAAGTACACGGATTCGTGGAATGAGCGTGGGTGA
- a CDS encoding YbaB/EbfC family DNA-binding protein produces MKPRSKTNRKGYALALCLAVLTSIAVPASPAIAQTPAIPQPWITYAQLVGHQFQAWLEGDDDAANQLHQYLEERILNAKGDAPPPAVVIRAWIGADGGVTRIAFDSLGDPKADALLRQLLTSHPMTEPPPPDMLQPLRVRLRLEANPDAPPDTPPASSARTP; encoded by the coding sequence ATGAAACCGCGCAGCAAAACGAATCGAAAAGGGTACGCGCTGGCGCTGTGTCTCGCCGTCTTGACCAGCATCGCCGTACCCGCATCTCCGGCCATCGCGCAAACGCCCGCGATACCGCAGCCGTGGATCACCTATGCCCAGCTCGTCGGCCACCAGTTCCAGGCATGGCTGGAGGGCGACGACGACGCGGCGAATCAGCTGCATCAGTATCTGGAAGAGCGGATCCTGAACGCGAAAGGCGATGCGCCGCCGCCGGCTGTCGTCATCCGGGCGTGGATTGGCGCCGATGGCGGCGTGACGCGGATCGCTTTCGATTCGCTCGGCGATCCGAAGGCCGATGCACTTCTGCGGCAACTGCTTACCAGCCATCCGATGACGGAGCCGCCGCCGCCCGACATGTTGCAGCCGTTGCGCGTGCGCCTGCGTCTGGAAGCGAATCCGGATGCGCCGCCGGACACACCACCGGCGAGTTCCGCCAGGACGCCGTGA
- a CDS encoding alkyl/aryl-sulfatase has protein sequence MSDPKDPAENGTRRAFLKNVAVAGVATGLSGVVGETLAQTGAMAKSTSPASKPATPATIALNKQYAEFLSFADAQDFEDAKRGLIATLPEPVIIKGQGDIPAWNLQQFEFVSGGPENNAPPTVNPSLWRNAKLNMNHGLFKVVDGIWQVRGYDLSVMSIIQGDQGFIVVDPFITTEVASTVWKQLVVPHLGDKPITHVIYTHSHVDHYGGVRGLASDDDLKSGKVKIVAPTGFTEAAVGENVIAGNAMGRRASYMYGSLLPRSPEGIVDGGLGKTTSVGTITLAVPSIFAEKTGQKMTLDGVEMVVLMAPESEAPSEYMFYLPKFKAFCAAEDATHTLHNLYTLRGAKVRDALLWSKYLQSSLEMFGDDVQVVFASHYWPTWGNDRVVAFLGAQRDMYRYMHDQVLRMANKGMTPLEIGEAIRLPDSLAKHWFCRSYYGTVYHDAVAQYNLRLGFFDGVPANLHRLQPTDAGKRYVEFMGGSAAVLSKAHAYYNKGEYRWVAEVVNHVVFAEPQNMAAKQLLADAYEQLGYQSESASWRNFYLTGAMELRNGIQQLPAPQPQSPDTIQAMPLDMFLDYLGIRLNGDRAAGKTASFNLVLTDTKENYVLGVENSALHYSRNKSSKTSDATVTMARADLNDIMMGKTNMQKLVMAGNVKIDGDNQKLGEFVSWLDNFDFWFPIVTP, from the coding sequence ATGTCCGACCCGAAAGATCCGGCGGAAAACGGAACCCGCAGAGCCTTCCTGAAAAACGTCGCGGTGGCTGGCGTGGCAACGGGACTATCGGGCGTGGTCGGCGAGACATTGGCGCAAACAGGTGCGATGGCCAAATCAACGAGTCCGGCGTCGAAGCCCGCCACGCCCGCTACCATCGCGCTGAACAAACAGTACGCAGAGTTCCTTTCGTTCGCGGATGCCCAGGATTTCGAAGACGCCAAACGCGGACTGATCGCCACACTTCCCGAACCGGTGATCATCAAGGGACAAGGCGATATTCCCGCGTGGAATCTGCAGCAGTTCGAGTTCGTCAGCGGTGGCCCGGAAAACAATGCGCCACCGACGGTCAATCCGAGTCTTTGGCGCAATGCCAAGCTCAACATGAACCACGGGCTGTTCAAGGTCGTCGATGGCATCTGGCAGGTTCGCGGCTACGACCTCTCTGTGATGAGCATCATTCAGGGCGATCAGGGTTTTATCGTCGTGGACCCGTTCATCACGACCGAGGTGGCCTCGACGGTCTGGAAGCAGCTCGTTGTCCCGCACCTCGGCGATAAGCCCATTACTCATGTGATCTATACGCACAGCCACGTGGACCACTATGGCGGCGTGCGCGGACTCGCCAGTGACGACGATCTGAAATCCGGCAAGGTGAAAATCGTGGCGCCAACCGGCTTTACTGAAGCCGCCGTCGGTGAAAACGTCATTGCCGGCAATGCGATGGGGCGCCGCGCCAGCTACATGTACGGTTCGCTGCTGCCTCGTAGCCCTGAGGGGATTGTCGACGGCGGTTTGGGCAAGACCACTTCGGTGGGCACCATCACGCTTGCCGTGCCGTCCATTTTTGCCGAGAAGACCGGGCAGAAAATGACACTCGACGGCGTCGAGATGGTGGTGCTGATGGCGCCGGAATCGGAGGCACCGTCGGAGTACATGTTCTACCTGCCGAAGTTCAAGGCGTTCTGCGCCGCGGAAGACGCTACCCACACGCTTCACAATCTGTACACGCTGCGCGGCGCCAAGGTCCGCGACGCGCTGCTGTGGTCGAAATACCTGCAGTCGTCGCTCGAGATGTTCGGCGATGATGTGCAGGTCGTGTTCGCCTCGCACTATTGGCCGACGTGGGGCAACGATCGCGTCGTCGCGTTCCTTGGTGCGCAACGTGACATGTATCGCTACATGCATGATCAGGTTCTGCGCATGGCCAACAAGGGCATGACGCCACTCGAAATCGGCGAAGCGATCCGTCTGCCCGATAGCCTGGCGAAGCATTGGTTCTGCCGAAGCTACTACGGCACCGTCTACCACGATGCCGTTGCGCAATACAACCTGCGCCTCGGGTTTTTCGACGGCGTTCCGGCGAACCTGCACCGCTTGCAGCCAACCGATGCAGGCAAGCGATACGTCGAGTTCATGGGCGGCTCGGCCGCCGTTCTCAGCAAGGCACACGCGTACTACAACAAAGGCGAGTACCGATGGGTGGCTGAAGTCGTGAATCACGTCGTCTTTGCCGAGCCGCAAAACATGGCGGCCAAGCAGTTGCTGGCGGACGCTTATGAGCAGTTGGGTTATCAGTCGGAATCGGCGTCGTGGCGCAATTTCTATCTGACCGGTGCGATGGAATTGCGTAATGGCATCCAGCAGCTACCCGCGCCTCAGCCGCAGAGCCCCGACACGATCCAGGCGATGCCGCTCGACATGTTCCTCGATTACCTCGGTATCCGGCTCAACGGCGATCGCGCGGCCGGAAAAACGGCCTCGTTCAATCTGGTGTTGACCGATACCAAAGAGAACTACGTGCTGGGCGTCGAGAACAGCGCACTGCACTATTCGAGGAATAAAAGTTCGAAGACGTCTGATGCAACGGTCACGATGGCACGCGCGGACCTGAACGACATCATGATGGGGAAAACGAATATGCAGAAGCTCGTGATGGCCGGCAACGTCAAGATCGACGGCGATAACCAGAAACTGGGCGAGTTCGTATCGTGGCTCGACAACTTCGACTTCTGGTTCCCTATCGTTACGCCTTGA
- a CDS encoding MFS transporter, which translates to MSSHSPATYVASADTSAFTKATWRLLPFLFVCYLFAYLDRINVAFAKLQMLSDLGFSEAVYGFGASVFFIGYLLFEIPSNLLLLRVGPRRWIARIMVTWGLVSAAMMFVRTPTTFYVMRFLLGVAEAGFFPAIVLYLTYWFPASRRSKVTALFLTGIPMSGVLGGPLSGWIMTAFNGAHGFAGWQWLFLAEGVPTALLGVAAFFYLDDKVRDATWLSEEQKDLIEQKLKEEAPASALHSLRDGLLSSKVLLVSAIYFFYTMGLYGVSFWLPTLIKSSGVADPFEVGLLSAIPYAAGAAAMVLVSHNSDRTGERRWHLIVPGLVGAFGLAMSVCFSGSTLAAMIALTVGTMGVMTTISQFWVIPPAFLGGAAAAAGLALANSVGSISGVVSPSLIGVIKQASGSAGAGVLALAVSLVIGGLLVLFVPATLVNNRRR; encoded by the coding sequence GTGAGTTCCCACAGTCCTGCCACCTACGTGGCAAGCGCTGACACGTCTGCCTTTACGAAAGCAACGTGGCGCCTGCTACCGTTCCTGTTTGTTTGCTACCTGTTTGCTTATCTCGACCGTATCAATGTCGCTTTTGCCAAGTTGCAGATGCTCAGCGATCTCGGCTTCAGCGAGGCGGTTTATGGATTCGGTGCAAGCGTGTTTTTCATCGGTTATCTGCTGTTCGAAATTCCAAGCAATCTGTTGCTGTTGCGTGTGGGTCCGCGGCGCTGGATTGCGCGAATCATGGTCACGTGGGGCCTTGTGTCGGCCGCGATGATGTTCGTCAGAACGCCGACGACGTTCTACGTGATGCGCTTTCTGCTGGGCGTCGCGGAAGCCGGCTTCTTCCCCGCGATCGTGCTTTATCTGACCTACTGGTTCCCCGCATCGCGACGCTCGAAAGTGACTGCGCTGTTTCTCACGGGCATTCCGATGTCGGGTGTGCTGGGCGGTCCGCTGTCGGGCTGGATCATGACGGCGTTCAATGGCGCGCATGGTTTTGCCGGCTGGCAATGGCTGTTCCTGGCCGAGGGCGTGCCGACCGCGCTGCTGGGTGTCGCCGCGTTTTTCTATCTCGACGACAAGGTGCGCGACGCAACGTGGCTCAGCGAGGAGCAGAAGGATCTGATCGAGCAGAAGCTGAAGGAAGAAGCACCCGCGAGCGCGTTGCATTCACTGAGGGATGGTTTGCTCAGCTCGAAGGTGCTGCTGGTCAGCGCGATCTACTTCTTCTACACGATGGGTTTGTATGGCGTCAGTTTCTGGCTGCCTACCTTGATCAAATCGAGTGGCGTGGCCGACCCGTTCGAGGTCGGGTTGCTGTCCGCGATTCCGTACGCTGCCGGCGCGGCTGCGATGGTGCTCGTCAGTCACAACTCGGATCGCACCGGCGAACGTCGCTGGCATCTGATTGTGCCGGGACTCGTCGGTGCATTCGGCCTTGCGATGAGCGTGTGTTTCTCGGGCTCGACTCTGGCGGCGATGATTGCGTTGACGGTGGGCACGATGGGTGTGATGACCACCATCTCGCAGTTCTGGGTCATTCCGCCGGCGTTCCTCGGCGGTGCCGCGGCAGCCGCCGGGTTGGCACTCGCGAATTCGGTGGGCAGCATTTCCGGCGTGGTCAGTCCGTCGCTGATCGGTGTCATCAAGCAGGCTTCCGGCTCGGCGGGGGCCGGGGTGCTCGCGCTTGCGGTGAGCCTCGTGATCGGCGGACTGCTGGTTTTGTTTGTTCCGGCTACGCTCGTGAACAATCGGCGGCGATAG
- a CDS encoding class II aldolase/adducin family protein, which yields MSTVAERQSETSQQSILKPGKISIYEPDQPGLIFPTMPKFSNVAEHRRYLKERLVGACRAFALQGFDYGFAGHLTVRDPENPSLYWTNPMAVHFSQVKMSNLICADHQGLVVEGEYAINRAGFVLHAAVHEQHQDIVAMCHAHTTYGTAFAALGRPLAPISQDAAAFYEDHVVIGDEAGKVAVEVKGGNKVANAFAGVKAAIHQNHGLLTASRHSIDSAAFWFIALERCCQQQLMIEAAGITPKEVTPERARYSREHVGSDYIGWLHFQTIWSELVNTQPDMFD from the coding sequence ATGTCTACAGTCGCCGAACGGCAATCGGAAACCAGTCAGCAGTCGATTCTGAAGCCCGGCAAGATTTCGATTTACGAGCCGGACCAGCCAGGGCTGATTTTCCCGACGATGCCCAAATTCTCGAACGTCGCCGAGCATCGCAGGTATCTGAAGGAGCGTCTGGTCGGCGCATGTCGCGCGTTTGCTCTGCAGGGGTTCGACTACGGCTTCGCCGGTCACCTGACGGTACGCGATCCAGAGAACCCGAGCCTGTACTGGACGAACCCGATGGCCGTTCACTTCTCACAAGTGAAGATGTCCAACCTGATCTGCGCGGACCATCAAGGCCTTGTCGTCGAGGGCGAATACGCGATCAATCGCGCGGGCTTCGTGTTGCACGCGGCCGTGCACGAGCAGCATCAGGACATCGTCGCGATGTGCCACGCGCACACCACTTACGGCACCGCATTCGCTGCGCTCGGCCGGCCGCTCGCGCCGATTTCGCAAGACGCGGCCGCGTTCTATGAAGACCATGTCGTGATCGGCGACGAGGCCGGCAAGGTTGCAGTGGAAGTGAAGGGCGGCAACAAGGTAGCCAATGCCTTCGCCGGTGTGAAGGCTGCCATTCACCAGAATCACGGGCTGCTCACGGCGAGCCGTCACAGCATCGACTCCGCCGCGTTCTGGTTCATCGCGCTCGAACGCTGCTGTCAGCAGCAATTGATGATCGAAGCCGCCGGCATCACGCCGAAGGAAGTCACGCCGGAGCGCGCGCGCTACAGCCGCGAGCACGTGGGCAGCGACTACATCGGCTGGCTGCACTTCCAGACCATCTGGAGCGAGTTGGTCAATACGCAGCCGGACATGTTCGACTAG
- a CDS encoding S1 family peptidase, with the protein MTTSSTTGAGAWWRLAAAAIFAVMAPVGATLAQTTTTREEPMMIPPSKPIDAFALESNATGFFVNDNGDVLTARHVVEACQSLFLIKDAQVARATVKAVSKDHDLAVITSRIKPFLNASFAKTDNVGGAQPVFTAGYEVLRHMPDRATTMYNAVTLGKPTAQTGEFSMMSSATNGASGSAVLDQGGLVVGLVTDRSEASNADPRAYVTRAGAADYVVAVSADSIKAFLAANGIPFTETDTVQLELMQAHAPRAATLEAGVLCGG; encoded by the coding sequence GTGACCACCTCTTCGACGACGGGCGCCGGCGCGTGGTGGCGCCTGGCCGCGGCGGCGATCTTCGCCGTGATGGCGCCCGTCGGCGCCACGCTGGCGCAGACGACGACGACCCGCGAAGAGCCGATGATGATCCCGCCGTCGAAGCCGATCGATGCGTTCGCACTCGAATCGAACGCGACAGGCTTTTTCGTCAACGACAACGGCGACGTGTTGACGGCCCGTCACGTTGTCGAAGCCTGCCAGTCACTCTTTCTGATCAAGGACGCGCAGGTCGCGCGGGCCACCGTCAAGGCCGTGAGCAAGGACCACGACCTTGCGGTGATCACCAGCCGGATCAAGCCGTTCCTCAACGCAAGCTTCGCGAAAACGGACAACGTGGGCGGCGCGCAGCCCGTGTTCACGGCCGGCTATGAGGTGCTGCGGCACATGCCGGATCGCGCGACGACGATGTACAACGCGGTCACGCTGGGCAAGCCGACGGCGCAGACCGGTGAGTTCTCGATGATGTCGTCGGCGACGAATGGCGCGAGTGGAAGTGCCGTGCTGGATCAGGGCGGCCTTGTCGTGGGCCTGGTCACGGATCGCTCCGAGGCATCCAACGCCGACCCGCGCGCCTATGTGACCCGGGCTGGCGCGGCCGACTACGTGGTCGCCGTGTCCGCGGACTCGATCAAGGCATTCCTCGCGGCAAACGGCATTCCGTTTACAGAAACCGATACGGTACAGCTCGAACTGATGCAGGCGCATGCACCGCGTGCCGCGACGCTGGAGGCCGGGGTGTTGTGTGGCGGTTAG
- a CDS encoding DUF2778 domain-containing protein → MAVRGKFLVENKFVSPLTIDGLGTFDAFSGDGIYRNRGGCTMVPDNGPLPAGRYWIVDRPTGGWASQRIANFKDTYNVLRGKPSYHSEWFALYRDDGQVDDFTWINGVQRGQFRLHPAGGDGVSYGCITLPSRTDFLRIRNALLRTTTIPAGNSSINAYGTIEVITYGNTCP, encoded by the coding sequence ATGGCTGTTAGGGGCAAATTTCTGGTCGAGAACAAATTCGTGTCACCACTCACGATTGATGGCCTCGGTACATTCGATGCATTTTCCGGTGACGGCATCTATCGGAATCGGGGCGGCTGCACAATGGTTCCCGATAATGGGCCACTTCCGGCGGGCCGTTACTGGATTGTCGATCGACCTACGGGTGGTTGGGCCTCACAGCGTATTGCCAACTTTAAAGATACTTACAACGTACTCAGAGGCAAGCCGTCTTACCATTCGGAATGGTTCGCGCTGTATCGGGATGACGGACAGGTCGACGACTTTACCTGGATCAATGGTGTCCAGCGCGGCCAGTTCCGTCTACATCCGGCCGGTGGCGACGGAGTTTCCTACGGCTGCATTACTCTGCCGAGCCGCACAGATTTTCTTAGAATCCGCAACGCGCTGCTGCGCACAACGACGATCCCCGCCGGTAATTCGAGTATCAACGCATACGGAACAATTGAGGTCATCACCTATGGCAACACTTGTCCGTAG
- a CDS encoding PDR/VanB family oxidoreductase → MDTVLEREEALEEDIEAGTLDVRVKQIRYEGKGINSYELTSPSGATLPRFEAGAHIDIHLKNGVIRQYSLCNSPAERNRYVIAVLKDEGGRGGSRAVHESIAAGDIVTISTPRNHFALAGDASKVILIAGGIGVTPLKAMAHELEQRGVDFDMHYCARSLEAAAFGPELERMQRAGKLRYHFDDGEEANRLDLRALLNQPKPGTHVYYCGPGGFMAACADAASHWPKGTVHFEHFKAPEQPKRAPADTENQRGCDVTIARTGQVIHVEPDQNFSEALNEAGIEVPTSCCAGLCATCKVRYLDGEVEHNDFILDDDERKEFLTVCVSRPVSRTLVLDL, encoded by the coding sequence ATGGACACGGTATTGGAAAGAGAAGAAGCGCTCGAAGAAGACATCGAAGCCGGCACGCTCGATGTCCGGGTCAAGCAGATCCGTTACGAAGGCAAAGGTATCAACTCATACGAACTCACGAGCCCGAGCGGCGCGACGTTACCGCGCTTCGAGGCCGGTGCGCACATCGACATTCATTTGAAGAACGGCGTCATCAGGCAGTACTCGCTGTGCAATTCGCCTGCCGAGCGTAATCGTTATGTGATCGCGGTGCTGAAGGACGAAGGCGGCCGCGGTGGCTCGCGCGCCGTTCACGAGAGCATCGCCGCGGGGGACATCGTCACGATCAGCACGCCGCGTAATCACTTCGCGCTCGCCGGCGATGCGAGCAAGGTGATCCTGATTGCGGGCGGTATCGGCGTCACGCCGTTAAAGGCAATGGCGCATGAACTGGAACAGCGCGGCGTCGACTTCGACATGCACTACTGCGCACGCAGCCTCGAAGCTGCGGCCTTTGGCCCCGAACTGGAACGCATGCAGCGCGCGGGAAAGCTGCGCTATCACTTCGACGATGGCGAAGAGGCGAATCGTCTGGACTTGCGTGCGTTGTTGAATCAGCCGAAGCCCGGTACGCACGTCTATTACTGCGGGCCGGGCGGATTCATGGCGGCCTGCGCCGACGCCGCAAGTCATTGGCCGAAAGGCACCGTGCACTTCGAGCATTTCAAGGCGCCGGAGCAGCCGAAGCGGGCGCCCGCCGACACGGAAAACCAGCGCGGCTGCGACGTCACGATTGCCAGGACCGGTCAGGTCATACACGTCGAACCCGACCAGAACTTTAGCGAGGCACTGAACGAGGCCGGCATTGAAGTTCCGACCTCATGCTGCGCCGGGTTATGCGCGACTTGCAAGGTTCGCTACCTCGACGGTGAAGTCGAACACAACGACTTCATCCTCGATGACGACGAGCGCAAGGAATTCCTCACGGTCTGCGTGTCGCGGCCAGTGAGCCGGACTCTGGTGCTGGACCTGTAA